A single Chiroxiphia lanceolata isolate bChiLan1 chromosome 25, bChiLan1.pri, whole genome shotgun sequence DNA region contains:
- the LOC116798172 gene encoding proline-rich protein 2-like, giving the protein MGSVRLSVPRPAQLRYLRPMERDQEVPPAAPCGEGTRGRPGRGGRGEAPPPHPPPVGGAVGCGSCAPRCPRGAPGPGGAATAPPRGSPGSAHRPLNPGTEPLGRPLGVLSPCTRDGAPQLGGLAVPPGLHRLERHRALPGERWGSRGTPRTDGERWAQAPPTPIDVGRWAQAPPTPMGKSERPLPQPPLLPPPVLLSPFTPSSSSSLRSRSGHRELRVPVPVPSVFPARGRLRILHRPGPGEPQDHSALSPLSPLSPQPDPALPVFPGSARLGSARLEPQQRPWQRPEERGEEKQPGQIAEPSAPQLSRSPR; this is encoded by the exons ATGGGCTCTGTCCGTCTGTCCGTGCCCCGTCCCGCACAGCTGCGCTACCTGCGGCCAATGGAGCGGGATCAGGAAGTCCCGCCGGCAGCCCCGTGCGGGGAGGGGACCCGGGGCCGCCCGGGACGGGGGGGGCGAGGAGAGGCCCCACCCCCGCACCCGCCTCCCGTCGGGGGGGCCGTGGGGTGCGGGAGCTGCGCGCCCCGGTGCCCTCGGGGAGCCCCGGGTCCGGGGGGCGCAGCCACCGCCCCCCCACGGGGGTCCCCCGGCTCCGCTCACCGACCCCTGAACCCCGGGACGGAGCCCCTCGGCCGCCCCCTCGGGGTGCTCAGCCCCTGCACCCGGGACGGAGCCCCCCAGCTCGGGGGTCTCGCCGTCCCGCCGGGGCTGCACCGCTTGGAACGGCACCGGGCGCTTCCTGGGGAGCGCTGGGGGTCGCGGGGCACCCCCCGCACCGACGGGGAGCGGTGGGCACAGGCACCCCCCACACCCATCGACGTGGGGCGGTGGGCACAGGCACCCCCCACACCCATGGGCAAAAGCGAACGGCCACTGCCCCAGCCCCCTCTCCTGCCACCCCCGGTCCTGCTCTCGCCCTTcactccatcctcctcctcctccctccgcAGCAGGAGCGGACACCGGGAGCTCCgcgtccctgtccctgtgcccagcgTATTCCCCGCCCGGGGCCGGCTCAGGATCCTGCACCGCCCGGGGCCGGGAGAGCCCCAG GACCACAGCGCcctgtccccgctgtccccgctgtccccgcaGCCGGACCCGGCGCTGCCCGTGTTCCCCGGCTCGGCCCGGCTCGGCTCAGCTCGGTTGGAA CCCCAGCAGCGCCCCTGGCAGCGTCCCGAGGAGcgaggagaggaaaagcagccgGGGCAGATCGCTGAACCCTCAGCACCGCAGCTATCTCGCTCCCCGCGGTGA